CATACCCCCGATTCTCGGGGGGTAGCACACCCAGCCCGCATTGCCCGGGCGGATGTACGACAACCCCCGCGAAGGTGGTCTGCTGGTTGAGACAGCTCATAGTCACCCTCCTCACTATCGCTGTAGTCCTCGCCGTGCTCCCCGGGTCAGTCCTGGGCAAGCCTGAGCTGTTCCTTGCCGTCGCCACCATCGATGGCCCTTCAGTGGCCATACTTGTGAGCAACTACACGCGGACATTGGCAAGGATGAACTCTCTGGATTTCGAATCCGATGTCGTGGATGCGACGGCCGTGATCAGAGTCCTCGGCGAAATCGGCATCGAGGCAGTTGTCATCGGGGATCACGACATAGAGGCAGGAGGCCTGGCCAGGTACGAGGTCCTGATAATGCCAGCCGCGAGCGCTGTTTCGGACCTTGAGATCGAAAAGATCCGGGAATTTGCCCGGTCAGGCGGCAAGATTCTGAGCACTTATGACACTTCGCTCTACGACAGTTTCTGGCGTGTCCGGGCGGAATACGGACTCTCCGCGATCATGGGCGTTGGATACCAGGCCCCGCCGCACTCCAACCGGGAACCCATGAGGCCCACAAACCCACCCCATCGTATCTTCAGGGGCATTGGACCCGAGATCATCCTGCCAAGAGGGCATACCGCCCAGAGTCACGTCGCGACTGAGGCAACCGTGTTGGCCCGGTGGGCATCGGGGGCGCCCGCAATCGTCGAGAGCAACTACGGCGTCTACTGCGCCGGGAACCTCTTCGCGAGGGCGAACCTCTCCTCCTCGGCGGTGGCGAACCTGGTCCGCAACATAGTGGCGTACCTGATCGACAGGGAAACGAAGTCCGCCAAGTTCACATCCAGGATCGCAGCACGAGTGGCATGGTACCGACCAGCGGGTACTCCTGAGGATATCCGCGCGGAATTCGACAGGATGGAAAGAGCCGGCTTCAATACAGTCTTCGTCGAGACGTTCTATCACGGATACACTATCTACCCGAGCGAAGTGGCAACGCAGCGTCCGCAATTCCTGGGGTTTGACCCCCTGCGGGTGGCGTTGCAGGAAGGGCGGCGACGAGGCATCAAAGTCCACGCCTGGCTCGAGCTATTCTACGTGGGGCCGGGAGTCGGAGATGGAATACCTGGGCCTATCCTGGAGAGGCATCCCGATTGGGCGGCAGTGGGCCTCGACGGCAAGCAGCCAGTCGCCGCGGAGTCGAATAAGTACTTTCTGTCTCCTGCTCACCCAGAAGTTCAGGCTTTTCTCCTGACGCTTGTGGATGAACTGGTGAGTACATACAAGGTGGACGGGGTGCATTTCGACTACCTGCGCTATCCATTCAGCCGTCCAGTACCTTACGACTACAACCCGGTCGTCACGAAGATGGCTGCGGCCGACCTTGGCTTTGAGCCACGCGAGGTGAGGCTGGACATATCCAGGTGGAACGCGTGGTTC
This sequence is a window from Bacillota bacterium. Protein-coding genes within it:
- a CDS encoding family 10 glycosylhydrolase is translated as MRQLIVTLLTIAVVLAVLPGSVLGKPELFLAVATIDGPSVAILVSNYTRTLARMNSLDFESDVVDATAVIRVLGEIGIEAVVIGDHDIEAGGLARYEVLIMPAASAVSDLEIEKIREFARSGGKILSTYDTSLYDSFWRVRAEYGLSAIMGVGYQAPPHSNREPMRPTNPPHRIFRGIGPEIILPRGHTAQSHVATEATVLARWASGAPAIVESNYGVYCAGNLFARANLSSSAVANLVRNIVAYLIDRETKSAKFTSRIAARVAWYRPAGTPEDIRAEFDRMERAGFNTVFVETFYHGYTIYPSEVATQRPQFLGFDPLRVALQEGRRRGIKVHAWLELFYVGPGVGDGIPGPILERHPDWAAVGLDGKQPVAAESNKYFLSPAHPEVQAFLLTLVDELVSTYKVDGVHFDYLRYPFSRPVPYDYNPVVTKMAAADLGFEPREVRLDISRWNAWFLWRCNNLTQFVGRLAEVIRARSPESTISAGVYPYQDALLTRMQDWKAWGELGYIDFAVVFTYTLDNDLLDTLVRAAQYASADRIAVYPAVDAASMPRPLTEKLLDLLEAIRKTGSRGAAVFTLNALPDETLDALAAGPFKLPSSESRAR